A single region of the Arthrobacter sp. V1I7 genome encodes:
- the sufU gene encoding Fe-S cluster assembly sulfur transfer protein SufU, whose amino-acid sequence MSLDQLYQQIILEHSKARHGSGLAGAAVPDGASSGQSHQLNPVCGDEITVRVAVADGTVRELRWDGDGCSISMASASVLTDLAEGLSAEEFRSVIGSFREVLRSRGKVAADPEILGDAAAFEGVARYAARVKCAMLSWVAAEDALGQAVSH is encoded by the coding sequence ATGAGTCTCGACCAGCTTTACCAGCAAATCATCCTGGAACACTCCAAGGCCCGGCACGGCAGCGGGCTGGCCGGAGCCGCGGTCCCCGACGGCGCGAGCAGCGGCCAGTCCCATCAGCTCAATCCGGTATGCGGCGACGAAATCACCGTCCGGGTCGCCGTCGCGGACGGCACGGTCAGGGAGCTGCGCTGGGACGGCGATGGCTGCTCGATCTCAATGGCGTCCGCTTCGGTGCTGACGGACCTTGCCGAGGGCCTGTCCGCCGAGGAGTTCCGTTCCGTGATCGGCAGTTTCCGTGAGGTGCTGCGCTCCCGCGGCAAGGTGGCCGCAGATCCGGAAATCCTCGGCGACGCTGCGGCATTTGAGGGCGTGGCACGCTACGCCGCCCGCGTCAAGTGCGCCATGCTGTCCTGGGTCGCCGCGGAAGACGCGCTCGGACAGGCCGTCTCCCACTAA
- a CDS encoding VanZ family protein, protein MRPRRRVATWEFFAYAMILGAIAMWPTPVDRAGAGLLAEALKELHQRGMPGWIDYAFVESASNVLLFVPLGILVVWILGRRNWWAGGAAGLVLSALIELAQFVFLPARYPTLLDVAANTAGATLGGLLTLLVLTLRRPVPNPPPRRTL, encoded by the coding sequence TTGCGACCCCGCCGCCGCGTAGCCACGTGGGAGTTCTTCGCCTACGCGATGATCCTGGGCGCCATAGCAATGTGGCCCACTCCTGTGGACCGCGCCGGGGCGGGGCTGCTGGCTGAGGCGCTGAAGGAACTGCACCAACGAGGGATGCCCGGCTGGATCGACTATGCGTTTGTTGAGTCGGCGTCTAACGTTCTCTTGTTCGTCCCGCTGGGTATCCTGGTTGTCTGGATCCTCGGCAGGCGCAACTGGTGGGCCGGCGGGGCCGCCGGCCTGGTGCTGTCCGCCCTGATCGAGCTCGCCCAGTTCGTCTTCCTGCCGGCCCGTTACCCCACGCTGCTTGATGTCGCCGCGAACACCGCCGGGGCAACCCTCGGCGGCCTGCTCACGCTGCTGGTACTGACTCTCCGCAGGCCCGTGCCAAACCCGCCTCCACGACGTACTCTGTGA
- a CDS encoding UDP-glucose/GDP-mannose dehydrogenase family protein, with amino-acid sequence MRISVIGCGYLGAVHAACLAKLGHDVVGIDLDAGKVAQLSAGQAPFYEPVLDELLSALEESGRLRFTTEMSAAHGSEVHFICVGTPQKRGENAADLRFVDAAVEALAAQVSPGDIIAGKSTVPVGTAARLAEVIAGTEPGATLVWNPEFLREGHAVTDTLNPDRLVYGVPDGSEDHPAVAILDQIYKASLANGTTRLVTDYATAELVKTAANSFLATKISFINAMAEVCEATGADVTLLADAIGLDERIGRKFLNAGIGFGGGCLPKDIRAFMARAGELGADQALTFLREVDAINMRRRTRVVELTRQLCGGSLMGQRIAVLGAAFKPESDDVRDSPALSAAAQLQLQGAVVTVTDPQALTNAAKRFPELPLEPDLETTLRRADAVLLLTEWKLYRELDPHGTRALVSAPRILDGRNVLDPAKWRAAGWTYKGLGRP; translated from the coding sequence ATGCGGATATCGGTTATCGGCTGCGGGTATCTTGGCGCTGTCCACGCGGCGTGCCTGGCGAAACTTGGTCACGATGTGGTCGGCATCGACCTTGACGCGGGCAAGGTGGCGCAACTGTCCGCGGGGCAGGCGCCCTTCTACGAACCTGTACTGGATGAGCTGCTGTCCGCGCTCGAGGAATCGGGGCGTTTAAGGTTTACCACGGAAATGTCGGCCGCCCACGGATCCGAGGTCCATTTCATCTGTGTGGGCACTCCACAAAAGCGCGGCGAAAACGCCGCGGACCTGCGCTTCGTCGATGCCGCAGTGGAGGCCCTGGCCGCCCAGGTGTCCCCCGGCGACATCATCGCCGGCAAATCCACCGTACCGGTCGGAACCGCGGCCCGGCTGGCCGAGGTCATCGCCGGGACCGAACCCGGCGCCACGCTGGTGTGGAATCCCGAATTTCTCCGCGAAGGCCATGCGGTAACCGACACCCTGAACCCGGACCGGCTGGTGTACGGCGTTCCGGACGGCAGCGAGGACCACCCCGCCGTGGCCATCCTGGACCAGATCTACAAGGCGTCCCTCGCTAACGGGACGACCCGGCTGGTCACCGACTACGCTACGGCCGAGCTGGTGAAGACCGCCGCCAACTCGTTCCTCGCCACCAAGATTTCCTTCATCAACGCGATGGCCGAGGTCTGCGAAGCCACCGGCGCGGATGTCACCCTGCTGGCCGACGCGATCGGCCTCGACGAACGGATCGGCCGGAAGTTCCTCAATGCCGGCATCGGGTTCGGCGGCGGCTGCCTGCCCAAGGACATCCGGGCCTTCATGGCCCGCGCCGGCGAGCTGGGCGCGGATCAGGCCCTCACCTTCCTGCGCGAAGTGGACGCAATCAACATGCGGCGCCGGACCCGCGTCGTCGAGCTGACCCGCCAACTCTGCGGCGGTTCGCTGATGGGCCAGCGTATCGCCGTGCTGGGCGCCGCCTTCAAACCGGAGAGCGACGACGTCCGAGACTCGCCGGCGCTGAGCGCCGCGGCCCAGCTCCAGCTGCAGGGCGCCGTGGTCACCGTCACCGACCCGCAGGCTCTCACCAACGCGGCCAAGCGTTTCCCGGAGCTCCCGCTGGAACCGGACCTGGAAACCACCCTGCGCAGGGCCGATGCAGTGCTGCTGCTGACCGAGTGGAAGCTGTACCGCGAGCTGGACCCGCACGGCACCCGGGCCCTAGTTTCGGCTCCGCGCATCCTTGACGGCCGGAACGTCCTCGATCCGGCCAAGTGGCGCGCCGCGGGCTGGACCTACAAGGGCCTCGGCCGGCCCTGA
- a CDS encoding SCO4848 family membrane protein, with the protein MELPAILAIVLIVAGVWSLVVWPQFLRRVMKDPRARDAGGKATRFLTVHVVLVSISMVLGAATAGIGIAGLLA; encoded by the coding sequence GTGGAGCTTCCGGCAATCCTGGCAATCGTCCTGATCGTGGCCGGTGTCTGGTCCCTCGTCGTCTGGCCGCAGTTCCTGCGCCGGGTGATGAAGGACCCCCGGGCCCGCGACGCCGGCGGCAAGGCTACCCGGTTCCTTACCGTCCACGTCGTCCTCGTCAGCATCTCGATGGTGCTCGGAGCCGCGACGGCGGGAATCGGGATCGCAGGCCTGCTCGCCTAG
- a CDS encoding SufS family cysteine desulfurase, translating to MPMVATPAHLLRSATALGNEEVLRIRNDFPILSQTVNGKPLVYLDSGATSQNPLSVLEAEQEFYEQRNSAVHRGAHHLAVEATEAFEDARESVAAFIGAEPDELIWTSNATEGLNLLSYSFLNASLPGAAPEAARFALSAGDEIVVTEMEHHANLIPWQQLAERTGATLRHIPVDDAGALDLDTAARIIGERTRILAFTHASNVLGTINPVAALVALARPTGALVVLDACQSAPHLPLDVKALDVDFAVFSGHKMLAPTGIGGLYGRSELLNAMPPFLTGGSMITTVTMERAGFLPSPQRFEAGTQKISQAVALAAAANYLSETGVDRIHAWEFELGQRLVAGLESVPGIRVLGPAAGQERIGLAAFDVAGVHAHDVGQFLDSRGIAVRVGHHCAQPLHRRLGLTASTRASTYLYNTTDDVDAFLNAVADVRGYFQA from the coding sequence ATCCCCATGGTTGCCACACCAGCCCACCTCCTCCGCTCAGCCACAGCGCTGGGAAACGAAGAGGTCCTGAGGATTCGCAATGACTTCCCGATCCTGAGCCAGACCGTCAACGGCAAGCCCCTGGTGTACTTGGATTCGGGTGCCACCTCGCAGAACCCGCTCAGCGTGCTGGAAGCCGAGCAGGAATTCTATGAACAGCGGAACTCGGCGGTCCACCGCGGCGCCCACCACCTGGCGGTGGAGGCCACCGAAGCCTTCGAGGACGCCAGGGAATCTGTCGCGGCCTTCATCGGGGCCGAACCGGACGAACTCATCTGGACCTCGAACGCCACCGAGGGCCTGAACCTGCTCAGCTACTCCTTCCTGAACGCCTCGCTGCCCGGTGCCGCCCCCGAAGCGGCGCGCTTCGCCCTGTCCGCGGGCGACGAGATCGTGGTCACCGAGATGGAACACCATGCCAACCTGATCCCGTGGCAGCAGTTGGCGGAACGCACCGGAGCCACGCTGCGCCACATTCCGGTCGACGACGCCGGCGCCCTGGACCTCGACACCGCGGCCCGCATCATCGGCGAGCGGACGCGCATCCTTGCCTTCACCCATGCCTCCAATGTCCTCGGAACCATCAACCCGGTGGCGGCGCTGGTTGCCCTCGCCCGGCCGACGGGGGCGCTCGTGGTGCTGGACGCGTGCCAGTCCGCGCCGCACCTGCCCCTGGACGTCAAGGCACTCGACGTGGACTTCGCCGTCTTCTCGGGGCACAAGATGCTGGCTCCCACCGGAATCGGCGGGCTCTACGGCAGGTCCGAGCTGCTCAACGCGATGCCGCCGTTCCTGACCGGCGGTTCCATGATCACGACCGTCACCATGGAGCGCGCAGGATTCCTGCCCAGCCCGCAACGCTTCGAGGCCGGAACGCAGAAGATCTCACAAGCCGTGGCGCTTGCTGCCGCCGCAAACTACCTGAGCGAAACCGGGGTGGACCGGATCCACGCCTGGGAGTTCGAGCTCGGGCAGCGCCTTGTGGCGGGTCTGGAGTCCGTCCCCGGAATCCGCGTGCTGGGCCCGGCTGCCGGCCAGGAACGGATCGGCCTGGCCGCGTTCGACGTGGCGGGAGTCCACGCGCACGACGTCGGGCAGTTCCTGGACAGCCGGGGGATTGCCGTCCGCGTGGGGCACCACTGCGCCCAGCCCCTGCATCGTCGGCTGGGCCTCACGGCGAGCACCCGTGCCAGCACCTACCTTTACAACACCACGGACGATGTGGACGCGTTTCTCAACGCCGTCGCCGATGTCCGCGGTTACTTCCAAGCCTGA